In Terriglobia bacterium, the DNA window AGACGGGAGACAAGACGCTTCTGATCATTGAAGACGACCTCAACTTTGCGAAGATCATGATGGAAATGGCTCGCGAGCGGGGCTTCAAAGTCCTGGCAGCGATGCGCGGCGATGCCGGCCTCGCTCTGGCGCGGCAGTACACGCCGAGCGCCATCACTCTCGACATCGAACTGCCGGGCATGGACGGCTGGAGCGTGCTCGACCGCCTGAAGCACACGAAGTCGACGCGCCACATTCCGGTTCACATCATTTCAGTCGCCGATGAAAAACAACGCGGCCTGAAAATGGGAGCGATGGCCTTTGAAAACAAACCGGCAACGCCCGAACAGCTGCGAGACGCATTGAGCAACATCGAGAACTTCGTGCAGCGGGGAGTCAAGAGTCTGCTCGTGGTCGAAGACGACAAGGTCGCGCAGCAGAGCATCATCGAGTTGATCGGCGACGGCGATGTGGAAACGATCGCCGTCGGCACGGCCGAAGAGGCCATGTCGCAGCTTCGCAACAAGCGCTATGACTGCGTCGTGCTCGATCTCGGCCTGCCGGATATGAACGGCTTCGATCTGATGGAACGAATCAAGAGCGAAATCGGAAACGTGCCGATTATCATATATACAGGCAAAGATCTCAGCGCGAAGGAAGAGACGGAATTGAGGCGTTTGGCGGAAACCATCATCGTCAAAGACGTCCGTTCGCTCGAGCGACTGCTGGACGAGACTGCCTTATTCCTGCATCGCGTCGAAGAAAACCTGCCGGAACCCAAGCGCCAGATGCTCGAGCAGTTGCGCAAGAAGGACCCGGTGCTCGCCGGGAAGAAAGTACTGATCATCGACGACGACATGCGCAACATCTTTGCCCTCACCAGCCTGCTTGAACGATATGACATGCAGGTGCTCTACGCGGAGAACGGCAAAGATGGCATCGAAATGCTGAAGAGCATTGCCGGCATCGACGTCGCGCTCGTCGACATCATGATGCCCGAAATGGACGGCTATGAGGCGATGCGGCAAATCCGCGACATGCACGAATTCCGGCAGACTCCGCTGATAGCACTGACGGCCAAAGCCATGAAAGGCGATCGCGAGAAATGCATCGAAGCCGGCGCTTCGGATTACATCACCAAACCGGCGGACAGCGAACAGTTACTGTCTTTATTGAGAGTGTGGTTATTTAAGTAACGCGGAGAACTATGTCGGCCTTACCGCAACAGTCTCAGTCCGTCGAAGAGATCGAACTCGCTCTACTGCTGGAAGGTATCTACCGGCATTACGGGTTCGATTTCCGGAACTATGCCTTGTCTTCTCTGAGGCGGCGGGTCTGGAACTTCCTGCGCAGCGAGGATGTCGCAAGCATCTCGCTTCTGCAGGACCGGATACTGCACGACCGGGCGTGGCTCGAACGGTTCCTCTACTCGCTTTCCGTCAACGTCAGCGCGATGTTCCGGGACCCGCACTTTTACCGTGTATTCCGGCAGGAAGTCGTTCCTCTTCTGAAAACATATCCCTTCATCCGCATCTGGCTTGCCGGCGTGTCGATGGGCGAGGAGGTTTATTCACTGGCGATTCTGCTTCAAGAGGAAGGGATCTACGAGCGCTGCCGGATCTACGCAACGGATATCAATGACGCCGTGCTGAAGAAAGCAAAGGACGGCATCTATCCGGTCGAACTGATGCAGACGTATACGAACAACTACATCAAGGCGGGGGGAACGCAGTCTTTTTCCGATTACTACACCGCCGCATACGACCGCGTGATCCTGAAATCGTCGCTTCGCGAGAATGTGGTTTTCGCTCAGCACAACCTCGCCTCGGATGCGTCATTTAATGAGTTTCACGTGATCCTCTGCCGAAACGTGATGATTTACTTCAACAGCGAACTGCAGGCGCATGTGCATCATCTTTTGCACGACAGCCTCGTGACGTTCGGCGTCCTCGGCCTCGGGGCAAAAGAGACGATGAAGTTCAGCCCGCACGAATATTCATACGAGGAGATCGACAGTGCGGCGAAGCTCTACCGGAGGATCGCCTGATGGCATGGCAGTTCATCGCTATCGGAACGTCGCTGGGCGGATTCCAGGCGCTGAGAACGGTCCTGGGGTTTCTGTCCAGGGACTTCCCTCTTCCGGTAGGCGTGGTTCAACATCGGAGCCATGAAGACTCCGAGGCGTTCGCTTCACTCCTCGCGAGCCACAGCGAGCTGCCGATCATTGAAGTGGACGATAAGGAAACAATCCGGACCGGGCACGTCTATGTCTGCCCATCGAATTATCACCTTCTTATCGACGACGGGCATTTTGCCCTTTCAACGGACAGGCCGGTCCTGCACGCCCGGCCGTCGATCGATGTGTTTTTCGAGTCCGCGGCCGATGTGTATCGCGAAAACCTGATCGGAGTGCTGCTTACCGGAATGAGCAAGGATGGTACCGCCGGACTTGCTAGAATAAAGAAAAACGGCGGTTTCGCGATTGTCCAGGACCCGCTTGCCGCGGAAGGCGATGTCATGCCGCAGGCGGCAATTGCCGCTGTCGCCGTGGATAAGGTTTTGCCGCTCCAGGACATCGGGCCGTTTCTTACCGGGCTCTGCGCGAGGGAAAAAGGAATTGAAGTATGAATGACGACCGGGTCAACATTTTGCTTGTCGATGACCACGTCGAGAATCTTGTAGCGCTGGAGGCGCTGCTCACCGACCTGGGGCAGAACCTGGTGCGCGTAGAGTCGGGACTCGACGCTTTGCGGCTTCTTCTGCACAATGAATTCGCGCTGATCATTCTCGATGTCGACATGCCGATCATGAATGGCTTTGAAACGGCCGCCCTGGTCCGCGAGCGCGAAAAGTCGCGCCATACGCCGATTATCTTTCTCACAGCGATCAACAAAGCCGAACAGCACGTCTTCAAGGGTTACTCTCTGGGCGCCGTCGACTATCTGACCAAGCCGTTTGTCCCGGAAGTGCTCCGCGCCAAGGTTACGGCATTCGTCGAGCTCCACAAAAAGAGCGAGGAAGTCAAACGCCAGGCCAAACTTCTCCAGCAGATGGTTGCGGAACTCGCCGGCAGCAATGACGAGATCCGCAAGTTGAATGTTGAACTGCAGGGAGAGCGCGATTTTATCTCCACCGTGCTGGACACGGCGGACAGCATCGTCCTCGTGCTGGACGATAAACAGAAAATTATTCGCGCCAGCCGCGCCTTTGAGCGGATTCTCGGCTACTCCAGCGACGAAGCCGCCGGGCGTCCCCTGACATCGTTCTTTGTTTCTGCCGGACCGTGGCAGGAGATGAACGAGGCCGAAAACTACTGGATTGCCAAAGACGGCGTATCGCGGCTGATCGCCTGGTCGAAGACGCACCTGACAGCCAATCACCTCATTCTCACAGGCAACGACATCACTGAACGCAAGCGCGCGGAACAGCAACGCGAGCAATTCATCCGCGCGGAAGTTGCCCGCGGCGCGGCGGAAGCGTCCGAGCGCCGCTCCACATTTCTTGCGGAAGCAAGCACGATGCTGTCCGCCACGCTCGACTACGAGCGGACGCTCATCAACATTTCACACCTCGCCATTCCGACCTTCGCGGACTGGTGTTTCGTATACCTGGCGCTCGAAGGCCAGGAGATCAGTTCCGCGCTCATCGCTCACGTCGATCCCGAAAAAGAATTCCTCGCTCAGCAGGTCGAAATCCGGCCCGAGGACCTGTCGAGCGATAAGCTGCCCGTCGTACGTGTTTTTCAGACCGGCACACCGGAACTGTTTGACGACATCAGCGAGGACGAACTCCGCAATACGGTTAAGGATGAAGAGAAGTTTGAAGCGCTCCTCCAGCTCGGCCTCCGGTCCGCGGTCGTGGTGCCGATTCCGGGCCGTCATTCTGTGCTTGGTGTGATCGGATTCGCGTCGCCGAAACCGGGGCGCTACACGTCGACGGAACTGAATTTTGCCCAGGATCTTGCGCGCCGGATCAGTCTGGCACTGGAAAATGCGCGGCTGTATCGCGAGGCTCAGGAAGCCAACCGCGCAAAGGATGAGTTTCTCGCGACGCTGTCTCACGAATTGCGGACACCGCTGAACGCCATCCTCGGATGGACGCAGATCCTGCGGGCCAAGCGGCTGGATGAAGTCACGACAGCCCGCGCCTTCGAAGCGATCGAGCGCAACGCGAAAGCCCAGGCCGAACTCATCGAAGACATGCTGGACGTCTCGCGTATTATCACCGGACGGCTCCGTCTGGAACTGCAGGCGGTCCGCCTGTCTGAAGCCGTTGAAGCCGCCCTGGATTCCGTCAGGCCGACGGCGGAAGCGAAGGGAGTCCAGGTCGAAGCCGAATTGACGGAAGATGCCGGAACGATTTCGGGCGACAACCACCGCCTCCAGCAGATCGTCTGGAATCTGTTATCGAACGCGATAAAGTTCACACCGGCTTCAGGAGTTGTCCGGGTGAAATTGGAGTACACCGCGACCGAAGCCAGACTGACGGTCGCCGACACAGGCAAAGGCATCAGTTCCGGTTTCCTGCCCTATGTTTTCGACCGCTTCCGCCAGGCCGAAACCATGGTCAGCCGGACCGCAAGCGGCCTTGGCCTTGGCCTCTCGATCGCGCGGCACCTGGTCGAATTACATGGCGGAGTGATCGAAGCCAGCAGTGAAGGGGAAGGCCGGGGCGCTACGTTCACGGTCACCTTTCCCTTGCGTGAAACTGTCTCAACCGCCGCCGTCCAGAATGCTTCATAGTTGACCGGCTGCAGGCGCGGTCTGTGACCGGGTTCATGAAATGCGAGCGGTCATAGACCGCACCTACAGCGGGTCACAGGTAAATGGTCTTGGTTTCGAAATAGTTCTGCAGACCCTCGACGCCGCCTTCCCGCCCAATGCCGGATTGCTTGAATCCGCCGAACGGCATTTTGTAGTCCACGATCATGCCATTGACCGTCACGCTGCCTGAACGGATTCGGCGCGCCACCTGATAGCCGCGTTCCGCGTCTGCAGTGTAGATCGCGCCGTGGAGTCCATATATCGTGTCGTTAGCCTTCGCGACGGCGTCATCGACGTCCTCGTAACTGATCAACGACACAACAGGACCGAAAATTTCTTCCTGCGCGATAGTCATATGCGTATCGACATCGGCAAAAACGGTCGGTTCGAAAAAGTATCCTTTGGTCAAGCCCGGAGGACGTCCGCCGCCGAGCACCAGGCGAGCGCCTTCAGCGCGGCCTTTTTCGACGTAACCCTGGACACGCGCCAGTTGCCGCTTCATGGTGAGCGGTCCCATATGAGTGGCGGCGTCGAAGGGATCGCCCAGGTTGAGTTTGCTGACTGCGGAAACGTAGGCGTCGCGGATCTCCGCCGCGCGGGATCGCGGGACCAGTACTCGTGTCAGAGAGAAACAGACTTGTCCCGTAATCGGCATCGAAAACGGCGCCAATGATTGCAGGACCTGACCCATCTCGGCATCTTCAAGCACGATGGCGGCGGACTTTCCCCCGAGTTCCAGACTGCAGCGGACCATGCGTTCCGCGCACGCCTTCATGATCTGACGGCCCGCCGCCGTACTGCCGGTAAAACTGACCTTATCCACTCCCGGATGCCGAACGAGATAGTCGCCAGTTTCGCGCCCTGCCGGCACGACATTAAATACACCGGGCGGCAAACCGGCTTCTTCGATGCATTCCGCAAGCAGATAGGCATCCATCGGCGTTTCCGGAGCCGGTTTGGAAACGACGGTGCAACCGGCAGCCAGTGCGGGAGCGACCTTGTAACACAACAAAACCATGGGCGCGTTCCAGGGCGTTATCGCAGCCACCACTCCGGCAGGCTCGCTGACGATACGAGCGGTGCGGCCGTCGTCGCGCTTGCGTTCATCGATTACCGGCCAGGTCTGGATCATCTTTCCATAAAACTCAAACAGCCCCGGCGCCTGAGCCGACGCGTATTTAGTCAGCGAAATAGGCGCACCCACCTGCGCCGTCCACGCTGCCGCCAGCTCCGGCAACCGCCTGCCGAGGGCCTCCGCAACCTTAAGCAGCGCCTCGCCGCGCTCCCGCGGAGACAGGCGGGGCCACGGCCCTTTGTCGAATGCAGCACGCGCGCTCGTTATAGCGCGATCGATATCTGCCGGCGTTCCGTCAGGGAATGTCATGATCGTCTCCTCGGTAACGGGAGAAATGACTTCAAGTACCTGATTTCCGCTGGGCTGTGCCCATGCGCCGTTCACGAACACGCAGTTCGGTGCGTGGATCGAAATTGTGGAGTTGTTCACGGTGACTTCCTCATCG includes these proteins:
- a CDS encoding protein-glutamate O-methyltransferase CheR; translated protein: MSALPQQSQSVEEIELALLLEGIYRHYGFDFRNYALSSLRRRVWNFLRSEDVASISLLQDRILHDRAWLERFLYSLSVNVSAMFRDPHFYRVFRQEVVPLLKTYPFIRIWLAGVSMGEEVYSLAILLQEEGIYERCRIYATDINDAVLKKAKDGIYPVELMQTYTNNYIKAGGTQSFSDYYTAAYDRVILKSSLRENVVFAQHNLASDASFNEFHVILCRNVMIYFNSELQAHVHHLLHDSLVTFGVLGLGAKETMKFSPHEYSYEEIDSAAKLYRRIA
- a CDS encoding ATP-binding protein yields the protein MNDDRVNILLVDDHVENLVALEALLTDLGQNLVRVESGLDALRLLLHNEFALIILDVDMPIMNGFETAALVREREKSRHTPIIFLTAINKAEQHVFKGYSLGAVDYLTKPFVPEVLRAKVTAFVELHKKSEEVKRQAKLLQQMVAELAGSNDEIRKLNVELQGERDFISTVLDTADSIVLVLDDKQKIIRASRAFERILGYSSDEAAGRPLTSFFVSAGPWQEMNEAENYWIAKDGVSRLIAWSKTHLTANHLILTGNDITERKRAEQQREQFIRAEVARGAAEASERRSTFLAEASTMLSATLDYERTLINISHLAIPTFADWCFVYLALEGQEISSALIAHVDPEKEFLAQQVEIRPEDLSSDKLPVVRVFQTGTPELFDDISEDELRNTVKDEEKFEALLQLGLRSAVVVPIPGRHSVLGVIGFASPKPGRYTSTELNFAQDLARRISLALENARLYREAQEANRAKDEFLATLSHELRTPLNAILGWTQILRAKRLDEVTTARAFEAIERNAKAQAELIEDMLDVSRIITGRLRLELQAVRLSEAVEAALDSVRPTAEAKGVQVEAELTEDAGTISGDNHRLQQIVWNLLSNAIKFTPASGVVRVKLEYTATEARLTVADTGKGISSGFLPYVFDRFRQAETMVSRTASGLGLGLSIARHLVELHGGVIEASSEGEGRGATFTVTFPLRETVSTAAVQNAS
- a CDS encoding aldehyde dehydrogenase, whose translation is MNNSTISIHAPNCVFVNGAWAQPSGNQVLEVISPVTEETIMTFPDGTPADIDRAITSARAAFDKGPWPRLSPRERGEALLKVAEALGRRLPELAAAWTAQVGAPISLTKYASAQAPGLFEFYGKMIQTWPVIDERKRDDGRTARIVSEPAGVVAAITPWNAPMVLLCYKVAPALAAGCTVVSKPAPETPMDAYLLAECIEEAGLPPGVFNVVPAGRETGDYLVRHPGVDKVSFTGSTAAGRQIMKACAERMVRCSLELGGKSAAIVLEDAEMGQVLQSLAPFSMPITGQVCFSLTRVLVPRSRAAEIRDAYVSAVSKLNLGDPFDAATHMGPLTMKRQLARVQGYVEKGRAEGARLVLGGGRPPGLTKGYFFEPTVFADVDTHMTIAQEEIFGPVVSLISYEDVDDAVAKANDTIYGLHGAIYTADAERGYQVARRIRSGSVTVNGMIVDYKMPFGGFKQSGIGREGGVEGLQNYFETKTIYL
- a CDS encoding chemotaxis protein CheB, producing the protein MAWQFIAIGTSLGGFQALRTVLGFLSRDFPLPVGVVQHRSHEDSEAFASLLASHSELPIIEVDDKETIRTGHVYVCPSNYHLLIDDGHFALSTDRPVLHARPSIDVFFESAADVYRENLIGVLLTGMSKDGTAGLARIKKNGGFAIVQDPLAAEGDVMPQAAIAAVAVDKVLPLQDIGPFLTGLCAREKGIEV